One window of the bacterium genome contains the following:
- a CDS encoding lamin tail domain-containing protein: MKKYLNNILISLVCLLSLSGVKIVSARIVINEVMYDPKGADSKGDEWIEFYNTGADEIDMTWWELGDEDGNWYTFPNFVLKPGRYVVVHYNSKNTPADNTTTDLYTGVADKWTNTEDQVSLYRSSIHDASTIIDFVTYCSDNMYTIPNSDDDIAVQAEIWTNDTYIDTFSLKEDDSFGLSPNGIDTNEVTNWSIFKNSTPGAPNLSTLPPSTCIIINEVGFKEDDSEDWIELYCKDDGNGGKGIDIGDCYLERDGCTIIKTISPMTIIKTGEYLVLHKGDPSRDEKNSDLDGIIDLFAHSTALVSTDSQVVFYDAVGNIEDAICWANYDDNWSKGEKVDVLVKANQWIIAGEKAEESDCVNTSSVNDKESIARINTVDTNSKNDWQVDPTPTMGKDNREIPVRANISKIEVSKSPFEPIREITEISFVLAVESSVNVIIYDIRGREIKTLIDRENLLYGKNKVTWDGKDRENRVVPIGVYICYIEAINSISKSADAGKIVIIVAKKLSGGKIGVRPKGS; the protein is encoded by the coding sequence AAATAGTAAGTGCTCGTATAGTAATAAATGAGGTCATGTATGATCCTAAAGGAGCAGATAGTAAAGGGGATGAGTGGATAGAATTTTATAATACTGGAGCAGATGAAATAGATATGACCTGGTGGGAACTTGGGGATGAAGATGGTAATTGGTATACATTTCCAAATTTTGTATTAAAACCAGGAAGATATGTAGTAGTACATTATAATTCTAAAAATACTCCCGCGGACAACACTACAACAGATTTATATACTGGCGTAGCTGATAAATGGACTAATACCGAAGACCAAGTATCCTTGTATAGAAGTTCTATTCATGACGCATCAACTATCATAGACTTTGTAACCTATTGTAGTGATAATATGTATACTATACCTAATTCAGATGATGATATTGCGGTCCAGGCAGAGATATGGACAAATGATACCTATATTGATACCTTTAGCCTCAAAGAAGATGATTCCTTTGGATTAAGTCCTAATGGAATTGATACAAACGAGGTGACTAATTGGTCTATCTTCAAAAATTCTACCCCAGGAGCACCCAATTTATCTACACTCCCCCCATCTACTTGTATAATAATAAATGAAGTAGGTTTTAAAGAAGACGATAGTGAAGATTGGATAGAACTTTATTGCAAAGATGACGGGAATGGAGGAAAAGGAATTGATATTGGTGATTGCTATTTAGAAAGAGATGGTTGTACAATAATAAAAACTATTTCTCCTATGACGATTATAAAAACAGGTGAGTATCTTGTGCTCCATAAAGGCGACCCTTCCAGGGACGAGAAAAATTCTGACTTAGATGGTATCATTGATTTATTTGCTCATAGTACTGCACTGGTATCTACAGATTCACAAGTAGTATTTTATGATGCTGTGGGTAATATTGAAGATGCAATATGTTGGGCTAATTATGATGATAACTGGAGTAAGGGCGAGAAAGTAGATGTACTTGTTAAAGCAAATCAATGGATTATTGCAGGAGAAAAAGCAGAGGAATCAGATTGTGTAAATACTAGTTCTGTTAATGATAAAGAATCAATAGCTCGGATAAATACTGTAGATACGAATAGTAAAAATGATTGGCAAGTAGACCCTACACCTACTATGGGTAAAGATAATAGAGAAATTCCTGTGAGAGCAAATATTTCAAAAATTGAAGTCTCTAAAAGCCCATTTGAACCTATTAGAGAAATAACAGAAATCTCATTTGTTTTAGCCGTTGAGTCTTCAGTAAACGTTATAATTTATGACATAAGAGGTCGAGAGATTAAAACATTGATTGATCGTGAAAACTTATTATATGGAAAGAATAAAGTTACATGGGATGGTAAAGATAGAGAAAATAGAGTTGTTCCTATAGGTGTCTATATTTGTTATATCGAAGCTATAAATTCTATATCTAAAAGTGCTGATGCAGGAAAGATAGTTATTATTGTAGCGAAAAAGTTATCAGGGGGGAAGATTGGGGTCAGGCCCAAAGGGAGTTAG
- a CDS encoding GxxExxY protein — translation MKTPPRVETEKEILIYYEGEEVGKHRLDILVESKVIVELKTVEELSKAHYAQVRSYLKATGVKVAILVNFAKEKADFRRVELE, via the coding sequence ATTAAGACACCACCGAGAGTTGAGACAGAGAAAGAAATACTAATCTACTACGAAGGAGAAGAAGTTGGGAAACACAGATTGGATATTCTTGTAGAAAGCAAGGTAATAGTAGAACTAAAAACGGTGGAGGAATTAAGCAAAGCTCATTATGCTCAGGTTCGCTCATATTTAAAAGCTACAGGTGTAAAGGTGGCTATTCTTGTAAACTTTGCTAAAGAAAAGGCAGATTTTAGAAGAGTGGAATTAGAATAA